A region of Staphylococcus sp. IVB6181 DNA encodes the following proteins:
- a CDS encoding alpha-ketoacid dehydrogenase subunit beta — MSEKREITFMTAINEAIDSAMQQDENVILIGTDVAGGADVDHLQDDDSFGGVFGVTKGLVKKYGRNRVIDTPIAEHITLSSAVGAAATGLRPIAELMFNDFIGFGLDPILNQGAKMRYMFGGKAKVPMVLRTVHGAGAGAAAQHSQTLYNIFASIPGVKVVVPSNPYDAKGLLSAAIQDDNLVVFSEDKTLLSMKGEVPEEEYTVEIGKANVVQEGEDLTIVAIGKMVQTALETAEQLSEDNVSTEVIDLRSISPWDEETVLDSVKKTGRLIVIDESNPQCNIAGDVASVIGDIGFDYLDGPIKKVTAPDTPVPFAQNLEQAYIPSVDKVLDVASELIEDLKQVKS, encoded by the coding sequence ATGAGTGAAAAACGTGAAATTACATTTATGACTGCCATTAATGAAGCCATTGATTCTGCAATGCAGCAAGACGAAAATGTTATTTTAATCGGTACTGATGTTGCTGGCGGTGCAGATGTTGACCACTTGCAAGACGATGACTCATTCGGCGGTGTTTTCGGTGTAACTAAAGGTCTTGTGAAAAAATATGGAAGAAATCGTGTCATTGATACACCTATCGCAGAACATATCACACTAAGTTCAGCAGTCGGTGCTGCTGCTACTGGTTTACGACCAATTGCTGAATTAATGTTCAATGATTTTATCGGATTCGGCTTAGATCCGATTTTAAACCAAGGTGCAAAAATGCGTTATATGTTTGGAGGAAAAGCGAAAGTCCCTATGGTGCTTCGAACAGTTCATGGAGCTGGTGCTGGCGCTGCAGCACAGCACTCTCAAACACTTTATAACATTTTCGCTAGTATACCAGGTGTTAAAGTCGTAGTACCGTCCAATCCTTATGATGCTAAAGGGTTATTATCAGCAGCAATCCAAGATGATAATTTAGTTGTCTTTTCTGAAGACAAAACTCTGCTTAGCATGAAAGGCGAAGTACCTGAAGAAGAATATACTGTAGAAATCGGTAAAGCCAATGTAGTTCAAGAAGGTGAAGATTTAACAATTGTTGCTATTGGTAAAATGGTTCAAACTGCTTTAGAAACTGCAGAACAATTATCTGAAGATAATGTTTCAACTGAGGTAATCGACTTGCGCTCCATTTCTCCATGGGATGAAGAAACAGTTTTAGACTCTGTTAAGAAAACTGGACGCTTAATTGTAATCGATGAATCAAATCCTCAGTGCAACATTGCAGGCGATGTCGCTTCAGTCATTGGAGATATCGGCTTTGACTATTTAGACGGACCTATTAAAAAGGTTACTGCACCTGATACACCAGTACCTTTCGCACAAAACCTTGAACAAGCTTATATTCCTAGTGTTGATAAAGTGTTAGATGTAGCAAGTGAACTTATTGAAGACTTAAAACAAGTAAAATCTTAA
- a CDS encoding thiamine pyrophosphate-dependent dehydrogenase E1 component subunit alpha: protein MDKERARWIYKTMNEIRNFEETVHEIFGKGEIPGFVHLYVGEEGVATGVMSLLEDDDYITSTHRGHGHAIAKGCDLNGMMAEIMGKRDGLGHGKGGSMHVAEIDKGMLGANGIVSGGFGLATGAGISLRNQGKNNVAVCFFGDGAANEGNFHEGLNFASILNLPVIFVCENNQFGEGTTHKYASASETIAERASAYNMPGVYVDGMNVVEVYEAAKEAVERAKNGDGPTLIECDTYRKFGHFEGDEQKVKSKDDRNADRNPTEEFRKYAIENDLLTEDEADEIEEAAKKAVQDAVEFGENSELPDLDSLYKDVFA, encoded by the coding sequence ATGGATAAAGAAAGAGCACGCTGGATTTATAAGACAATGAATGAAATTAGAAATTTTGAAGAAACGGTACATGAAATCTTTGGTAAAGGTGAAATTCCTGGTTTCGTTCACTTATACGTAGGTGAAGAAGGTGTTGCTACTGGAGTCATGTCATTGTTAGAAGATGATGATTATATTACAAGTACACACCGTGGTCATGGACACGCTATCGCAAAAGGATGCGATTTAAATGGTATGATGGCTGAAATTATGGGGAAAAGAGATGGCTTAGGTCACGGTAAAGGCGGATCCATGCACGTAGCCGAAATTGATAAAGGTATGCTCGGCGCAAACGGTATCGTAAGCGGCGGATTTGGTTTAGCTACTGGCGCTGGTATCTCACTTCGAAATCAAGGTAAAAATAATGTGGCAGTCTGTTTCTTCGGTGATGGTGCTGCCAACGAAGGCAACTTCCACGAAGGATTAAACTTTGCGTCTATTTTGAACTTACCTGTGATATTCGTTTGTGAAAACAACCAATTCGGCGAAGGTACAACACATAAATACGCTAGTGCTTCAGAAACAATTGCCGAACGTGCAAGTGCCTATAATATGCCCGGTGTCTATGTAGACGGTATGAATGTTGTAGAAGTTTATGAAGCTGCTAAAGAAGCGGTCGAACGTGCTAAAAATGGTGATGGACCTACGCTTATCGAATGCGACACATATCGTAAATTCGGACACTTTGAAGGTGATGAGCAAAAGGTTAAATCCAAAGATGACCGCAATGCTGATCGTAATCCGACTGAAGAATTCCGTAAATATGCGATTGAAAACGACTTATTAACTGAAGACGAAGCAGATGAAATTGAAGAGGCAGCCAAGAAAGCAGTACAAGACGCTGTCGAGTTTGGTGAAAACAGTGAATTACCTGATTTAGATTCATTATACAAAGATGTATTTGCTTAA
- the lpdA gene encoding dihydrolipoyl dehydrogenase encodes MFFYLFVLKGGDNLKQYDLVIIGAGPGGYVSAIRAAQLGLKTAIVEKQYYGGTCLNVGCIPSKLLLEYGKKVHNIHLSNSWGINTGKLDIDYSKLSSRSKKVISQLTGGVEHLLKSNEVDLIKGEAIVHDDLTIHVDDQKLQAKDIILATGSTPFVPPISGLDKVKYHTTDTIFNMQSLPKSLAVIGGGVIATEIASSMADLGVEVSIIEIADDILLTETDEIRSILKAHLESQGINVLTQCNISKVTQSQIELEHQDSVNFDTLLVATGRKSNLQVAENLNLKQSNKGSFIEVDETYQTSIPHLYAVGDLIDSYQLAHAASIEGITAVEAIAGLKPNPVNKEMIPRCIYTRVEAASVGLSQSQAEAQGYQVKTVEAPFQSNAKSMIEGETDGFIQLVIDTRYGEILGGFITGPNATELIGELLGVKVSEGTIEELSQVIQPHPSLLEVMGEAADDYLKKAIHKQ; translated from the coding sequence ATGTTTTTCTATTTATTTGTTTTAAAGGGGGGCGATAATTTGAAGCAATATGATTTAGTGATCATTGGTGCTGGTCCTGGCGGTTATGTTTCAGCAATACGTGCAGCACAATTGGGATTAAAAACAGCAATCGTTGAAAAACAATATTACGGGGGAACTTGTTTAAACGTAGGCTGTATTCCATCTAAATTACTTTTAGAATATGGTAAGAAAGTTCATAACATTCATCTTTCTAACTCCTGGGGTATTAACACTGGGAAATTAGACATTGATTATTCAAAGTTATCTTCTAGATCAAAGAAAGTAATTTCACAACTAACAGGCGGTGTTGAACATCTGCTTAAATCAAACGAAGTTGACCTTATTAAAGGTGAAGCAATTGTGCATGATGACCTTACTATTCACGTAGATGACCAAAAGCTCCAGGCCAAAGATATTATTCTTGCGACTGGCAGTACTCCTTTTGTTCCTCCTATTTCCGGCTTAGATAAAGTGAAATATCATACTACCGACACTATTTTTAACATGCAATCACTTCCTAAATCATTAGCTGTCATCGGTGGCGGTGTGATCGCAACTGAAATCGCATCCTCAATGGCAGACCTTGGTGTCGAAGTATCAATCATTGAAATTGCTGATGATATTTTACTTACTGAAACTGATGAAATCCGTTCTATTTTAAAAGCACATTTAGAATCCCAAGGTATTAATGTATTAACGCAATGCAATATTAGTAAAGTTACTCAAAGCCAAATTGAATTAGAGCATCAAGACTCTGTAAATTTTGACACTCTCTTAGTAGCAACCGGACGAAAGTCTAACCTTCAAGTTGCTGAAAACCTGAATTTAAAACAAAGTAATAAGGGGTCCTTTATAGAAGTGGATGAGACTTATCAAACAAGTATTCCGCACCTTTATGCTGTAGGCGATTTGATCGATAGTTATCAACTTGCACATGCCGCAAGTATTGAAGGCATCACAGCCGTTGAAGCAATAGCTGGTCTGAAACCTAACCCTGTGAATAAGGAAATGATACCTCGATGCATTTACACACGCGTTGAAGCTGCATCTGTCGGTCTTTCTCAATCACAAGCAGAGGCACAAGGTTATCAAGTTAAAACTGTTGAAGCCCCGTTTCAAAGTAATGCCAAATCAATGATTGAAGGTGAAACTGACGGTTTTATTCAACTAGTGATTGATACTCGATATGGTGAAATTCTAGGTGGTTTTATTACAGGTCCGAATGCTACTGAATTAATCGGAGAGCTGCTAGGTGTCAAAGTCTCAGAAGGAACGATTGAAGAATTATCTCAAGTGATTCAGCCGCACCCTTCCTTGCTTGAAGTTATGGGGGAAGCTGCAGATGACTACTTAAAGAAAGCAATTCATAAGCAGTAA
- a CDS encoding DUF3578 domain-containing protein → MKEMVRKALKLKKEILDRSISSKKQWDKGEEYNNLVETQLPEYIKKNFNVEDKKIGGSAGTGRYSSVPWIAIFNPEISTTTQEGYYLVYLFHPEGKGVYLVLEQGWKAINKIYNKTAKENALVLSKEMLKYVEDNDYKEGRFYYSENGDSTYDITKGLPSGYALTSIIYKYYAFDELDNEELHRDLNNFIDIYDDLAKKVTREFYDSMLYGLNEKAEEQKIKQIREKNKNTTLAMVDPPTTTKYSKKKKVSAKKVKDSEIEEANREQKLTGDIGEELAYKYFKQLIEDKVKDEEKKQEFYKLIDTSMGKNHGAGYDMEAFDPFDMKNPTKKYIEVKTTK, encoded by the coding sequence ATGAAAGAAATGGTTAGAAAAGCGTTGAAATTAAAGAAGGAAATTTTAGATAGATCAATTAGTTCAAAAAAACAATGGGATAAAGGAGAGGAATATAATAATCTGGTTGAAACGCAATTACCAGAATATATAAAGAAGAACTTTAATGTTGAAGATAAAAAGATAGGTGGTAGTGCTGGTACAGGGAGGTATAGTAGTGTCCCTTGGATTGCAATTTTTAATCCTGAAATAAGTACTACAACACAAGAAGGTTATTATCTCGTCTATTTATTCCATCCTGAAGGTAAAGGGGTTTATCTTGTTTTAGAACAAGGATGGAAAGCGATAAACAAGATATATAACAAAACAGCAAAAGAGAATGCACTTGTGTTATCTAAAGAAATGCTGAAATATGTTGAGGATAACGATTATAAGGAAGGGAGGTTTTATTATAGTGAAAATGGAGATAGCACATATGACATTACAAAAGGTCTTCCATCAGGCTACGCACTTACATCAATTATTTATAAATATTATGCGTTTGATGAATTAGATAATGAAGAGCTACATCGAGACTTAAATAATTTTATTGACATATATGATGATCTAGCGAAGAAAGTTACAAGGGAATTTTATGATTCAATGCTTTACGGATTAAATGAAAAAGCAGAGGAACAAAAGATAAAACAAATAAGAGAAAAAAACAAAAATACGACTTTAGCTATGGTTGATCCTCCTACAACAACGAAATACAGTAAAAAGAAAAAGGTGAGTGCCAAGAAAGTTAAAGATAGTGAAATAGAAGAAGCTAACAGAGAACAAAAATTAACGGGTGATATAGGGGAAGAACTAGCATACAAGTACTTTAAACAATTAATAGAAGATAAAGTAAAAGATGAAGAGAAAAAACAAGAGTTTTATAAACTTATAGATACTTCAATGGGTAAGAATCATGGTGCTGGTTACGATATGGAAGCATTTGATCCATTTGATATGAAAAATCCAACAAAGAAATATATAGAGGTTAAAACAACTAAATAA
- a CDS encoding GIY-YIG nuclease family protein — MRDLNDSVNTWRQSDDEKYLLSYPTVYIINSQEKKDGFKVYVGETSDIRGRTSTHINTDARMKEYW, encoded by the coding sequence ATGCGTGATTTGAATGATTCTGTGAATACGTGGAGACAATCTGATGATGAGAAGTATCTGTTGAGTTACCCAACTGTCTATATTATCAATAGTCAGGAGAAAAAAGATGGTTTTAAGGTATATGTAGGGGAGACGTCTGATATAAGAGGACGTACCTCGACTCATATTAATACGGATGCGAGAATGAAAGAATATTGGTAA
- a CDS encoding nucleotide pyrophosphohydrolase → MNNAEQLIQEINDFRNARNWRPFHNEKDLAISLSLEASELLELYQWKQPEEVNDTKRERIAEELADVLIYSYMIADNLDMDIDDIIRQKLKKNAIKYPVEKSKDSNKKYTEL, encoded by the coding sequence ATGAATAATGCAGAACAACTGATTCAAGAAATTAATGATTTTCGCAATGCACGTAATTGGCGTCCTTTTCATAATGAAAAGGATTTAGCAATTTCATTATCGCTGGAAGCTTCTGAGCTTTTAGAATTGTATCAGTGGAAACAACCTGAAGAGGTCAATGATACAAAACGTGAGCGCATAGCAGAAGAACTCGCAGATGTTCTCATTTACAGTTATATGATTGCGGATAATCTGGATATGGATATCGATGACATCATCAGACAAAAGCTGAAGAAGAATGCGATCAAGTATCCTGTTGAGAAAAGTAAAGACTCAAATAAAAAATATACTGAACTATAG
- a CDS encoding transposase, with amino-acid sequence MNFNYHFLDYDFVEDKDKLDEFLNANCLYDHPYHQFTALTNAIDNSNLELQDKKCLKIMLTYLQKEYPFDIIQKLDSEVINVTKLKKASFKSAYFTKIGQLDIKVPEHLYTVFDPEIMHNYELPHAVMLTYLLDNHVNGLTLNKAHDAIFNFWGASVTKDAVQVMKDHLNTVVAPWRCRSYSESHYYFLHADMLKVPVFKGDEIDFANLYTITGIDKNGRQSILTTRLSFETEEKVWKSLFEELFDRGLNEPLLLSGGVSDDLKAAAQTYYPKMKYQICSIAMRTAIKTEFDKQLNTDQPTDPNLPDVSKRAHKLVTALYHHRTDYAINVQLKEELIQLTDGQPQYQSGIALLNRHFEDCFTYLSLPVRPNQNYTLTSNNAQKINNEIKRKNECPMVYASIESAETAINCHMMYLEQEMFFKTLKLAVRD; translated from the coding sequence ATGAATTTTAATTATCATTTTTTAGATTATGACTTCGTAGAAGACAAAGACAAACTAGATGAATTTTTAAATGCGAATTGTTTATATGATCATCCCTACCATCAATTCACTGCATTAACAAATGCAATAGACAATAGTAATTTAGAATTGCAGGATAAGAAATGTCTTAAAATAATGCTCACATATCTGCAAAAAGAATACCCTTTTGATATTATCCAAAAGCTTGATTCAGAAGTTATTAACGTCACAAAGCTAAAGAAAGCATCGTTTAAGTCCGCATATTTTACTAAAATCGGTCAATTAGATATCAAGGTACCAGAACACCTTTATACTGTATTCGATCCAGAAATCATGCACAATTATGAATTGCCGCATGCGGTGATGCTGACGTACTTGCTTGATAATCACGTCAATGGCCTTACTTTAAACAAAGCACATGATGCGATATTCAACTTTTGGGGTGCATCAGTTACTAAAGATGCTGTCCAAGTAATGAAAGACCATTTGAACACTGTGGTTGCCCCTTGGCGCTGCCGTTCATATTCTGAATCACACTACTACTTCTTGCATGCTGATATGCTTAAAGTCCCTGTGTTTAAAGGTGACGAAATCGACTTTGCTAATTTATATACAATCACAGGTATCGATAAGAATGGCCGACAAAGCATCTTAACTACACGTCTCTCATTTGAGACAGAAGAAAAGGTATGGAAGTCTCTGTTTGAAGAACTCTTTGATAGAGGGCTGAATGAACCCCTGTTGCTTTCAGGCGGTGTATCTGATGATTTAAAAGCAGCTGCACAAACTTACTATCCGAAGATGAAATATCAAATCTGTTCGATAGCAATGCGTACTGCAATCAAAACTGAGTTTGATAAGCAATTGAATACAGATCAGCCTACAGACCCGAATCTGCCTGATGTATCTAAACGGGCACATAAACTGGTCACTGCACTGTACCATCACAGAACGGATTACGCTATCAATGTCCAATTGAAAGAAGAACTGATTCAGTTGACCGACGGTCAACCACAATATCAATCAGGCATCGCGCTATTAAATCGCCACTTTGAGGATTGTTTCACATATCTTTCATTACCTGTAAGACCTAATCAAAACTACACCCTTACAAGCAACAATGCGCAAAAAATAAACAATGAAATCAAGCGCAAGAACGAATGCCCGATGGTCTATGCAAGTATTGAATCTGCTGAAACAGCTATTAACTGCCACATGATGTATTTAGAACAAGAAATGTTCTTTAAAACTCTGAAACTTGCAGTTAGAGACTAA
- a CDS encoding YfcC family protein → MNAAKESTEPPKKKKFKLRMPGAFAILFILTVVAVIATWLIPAGAYSKLSYEPGSDQLKIENPQKEIKKVPGTQEQLDKLGVKINIEQFESGAINKPISIPDTYERLEQNPAGPAQITNAMVHGTIEAVDIMVFIFVLGGLIGVVSASGSFESGLLALTKKTKGHEFVLIFMVSILMVLGGTLCGIEEEAVAFYPILVPIFIAMGYDSIVCVGAIFLASSVGTTFSTINPFSVVIASNAAGTTFTEGLYWRLAGCIVGAIFVIGYLYWYTQKIKKDPKASYSYEDRDKFNEQWSVMGKDEHADQFTWRKKIILILFVIPFPLMVWGVMTQGWWFPVMAAMFLSVTIIIMFIAGMGKHGLGEKGTVDAFVNGASSLVGVSLIIGLARGINLVMNEGLISDTILKFSSDIVSHVSGPIFIIILLIIFFFLGFIVPSSSGLAVLSMPIFAPLADTVGIPRFVIVTAYQFGQYAMLFLAPTGLVMATLQMLDMKYSHWFRFVWPVVVFVLVFGGAMLVTQVLIYS, encoded by the coding sequence ATGAATGCTGCAAAAGAATCAACTGAACCACCTAAAAAGAAAAAATTTAAACTGCGAATGCCTGGCGCCTTTGCCATTTTATTCATTTTAACAGTAGTAGCAGTCATCGCAACTTGGCTCATTCCAGCCGGTGCCTATTCTAAACTTTCCTATGAGCCTGGTTCTGATCAGTTGAAAATCGAGAATCCTCAGAAAGAAATTAAGAAAGTACCTGGTACACAAGAACAATTGGATAAACTCGGAGTTAAAATCAATATCGAGCAGTTTGAATCCGGCGCAATTAACAAGCCGATTTCCATTCCTGATACTTATGAACGATTAGAACAAAATCCAGCAGGACCAGCACAAATCACAAATGCAATGGTACACGGTACAATCGAAGCCGTAGATATCATGGTATTTATCTTTGTACTTGGTGGATTAATTGGGGTCGTTAGCGCAAGCGGTTCATTCGAATCTGGACTGTTAGCCCTAACGAAGAAAACAAAAGGACATGAGTTTGTGCTCATATTTATGGTATCTATCCTCATGGTTCTAGGCGGTACCTTATGTGGTATCGAGGAAGAGGCCGTCGCCTTCTATCCAATACTGGTGCCTATCTTTATAGCCATGGGCTATGACTCTATCGTCTGTGTGGGTGCCATATTCTTGGCAAGTTCCGTCGGAACTACGTTCTCAACAATCAACCCATTCTCTGTAGTAATTGCCTCTAACGCTGCAGGTACTACATTTACAGAAGGATTGTATTGGCGTTTAGCAGGTTGTATTGTCGGTGCCATATTCGTTATCGGATACTTATATTGGTATACTCAAAAAATCAAGAAAGATCCAAAAGCATCTTACTCATATGAAGACCGAGATAAATTTAATGAACAATGGTCAGTTATGGGTAAAGACGAACACGCGGATCAATTTACATGGCGTAAAAAAATCATTTTAATCTTGTTCGTTATCCCATTCCCATTAATGGTTTGGGGCGTTATGACACAAGGTTGGTGGTTCCCTGTTATGGCCGCAATGTTCTTATCTGTCACAATCATCATCATGTTCATTGCCGGTATGGGTAAACATGGATTAGGAGAAAAAGGAACCGTCGATGCCTTTGTCAACGGTGCATCAAGTTTAGTAGGTGTATCATTAATCATCGGTTTAGCCCGCGGTATCAACCTTGTTATGAATGAAGGCTTAATTTCAGATACTATCTTGAAATTCTCTTCTGATATCGTATCTCATGTGAGCGGTCCGATCTTTATCATTATCTTATTAATAATCTTCTTCTTCTTAGGATTTATCGTACCGTCATCTTCTGGTTTAGCAGTACTATCTATGCCTATCTTTGCGCCGCTAGCGGACACAGTAGGTATTCCAAGATTCGTTATTGTTACTGCATACCAATTCGGACAATACGCAATGCTATTCTTAGCACCAACTGGACTTGTAATGGCTACATTGCAAATGCTTGATATGAAATACTCTCACTGGTTCCGATTTGTATGGCCGGTTGTAGTATTCGTACTGGTATTCGGTGGTGCCATGTTAGTAACACAAGTATTGATTTATTCATAA
- the arcC gene encoding carbamate kinase, whose amino-acid sequence MAKIVVALGGNALGNSPQEQLELVKNTSKSLVALIQKGHEVVISHGNGPQVGSINLGLNFAAEHDQGPAFPFPECGAMSQAYIGYQLQQSLQNELHNLDIKKPVVTLVTQTVVSKEDPAFENPTKPIGKFYDKDLADTISKERDYTFVEDSGRGYRRVVPSPQPIEIVELPSIEDLINNGSLVIAGGGGGIPVVKNDRGDLQGVDAVIDKDKSSAILAAHIKSDKLIILTAVDYIFINFGKENEEKLTEVTTSDMEKYIEEGQFAKGSMLPKVEASLQFIEKNPEGEVLITSLENLDAALEGKVGTVIKK is encoded by the coding sequence ATGGCTAAAATCGTAGTAGCATTAGGCGGAAATGCCTTAGGCAATTCCCCACAAGAACAATTAGAGCTAGTGAAAAACACATCAAAATCACTTGTCGCATTGATTCAAAAAGGGCACGAAGTAGTCATCAGTCACGGCAACGGACCGCAAGTCGGCAGTATCAACCTAGGATTAAACTTTGCGGCAGAACATGATCAAGGTCCAGCTTTCCCATTCCCAGAATGCGGCGCAATGAGTCAAGCTTACATTGGTTATCAACTACAACAAAGTTTACAAAACGAACTACACAATTTAGATATCAAAAAACCTGTTGTGACTTTAGTCACACAAACAGTTGTATCTAAAGAAGACCCAGCTTTCGAGAACCCAACAAAACCAATCGGTAAATTCTACGACAAAGATTTAGCAGATACAATCTCTAAAGAACGTGATTACACATTCGTAGAAGACTCAGGTCGCGGTTACCGCAGAGTGGTACCATCACCTCAACCGATTGAAATTGTGGAATTACCAAGTATCGAAGACTTAATCAATAACGGATCTCTTGTTATCGCCGGCGGCGGTGGCGGTATCCCAGTTGTTAAAAACGACCGCGGTGATTTACAAGGTGTAGACGCAGTTATCGATAAAGACAAATCAAGTGCTATTCTTGCAGCACATATCAAATCTGATAAATTGATTATCTTAACTGCAGTTGATTATATCTTCATCAACTTCGGTAAAGAAAACGAAGAAAAATTAACTGAAGTCACAACTTCTGATATGGAAAAATATATTGAAGAAGGTCAATTCGCAAAAGGTAGTATGTTACCTAAAGTTGAAGCTTCTCTGCAATTTATTGAAAAGAACCCAGAAGGCGAAGTACTCATCACTTCTCTAGAAAATCTAGATGCTGCATTAGAAGGCAAAGTGGGTACAGTGATCAAGAAGTAG
- the argF gene encoding ornithine carbamoyltransferase, translating to MQNLRNRHFLTLLDFSNREMEFLLNLSEDLKRAKYAGIEQQTLKGKNIALIFEKDSTRTRCAFEVAAADQGASTTYLGPTGSQMGKKETAADTARVLGGMYDGIEYRGFSQRTVEVLAKESGVPVWNGLTDEDHPTQVLADFLTAKEVLKKPYHEINFTYVGDGRNNVANALMQGAAIMGMKFNLVCPKELNPTDELLNRCKDIAKENGGEILVTDNVDEGVKGSDVLYTDVWVSMGEPDEVWEERIKLLKPYQVDQAMIEKTGNPHVIFEHCLPSFHNTDTKVGKDIYEKFGLKEMEVTDEVFEGKHSVVFQEAENRMHTIKAVMVATLGDIG from the coding sequence ATGCAAAACTTAAGAAACAGACATTTCCTAACATTATTAGATTTTTCAAACAGAGAGATGGAGTTCCTATTGAACCTATCCGAAGATTTAAAACGAGCTAAATACGCTGGAATCGAACAGCAAACGCTTAAAGGAAAAAACATTGCATTAATTTTTGAAAAAGACTCAACTCGTACTCGTTGCGCATTTGAAGTTGCAGCAGCAGACCAAGGTGCAAGTACTACTTACTTAGGACCAACTGGTTCTCAAATGGGCAAAAAAGAAACAGCAGCAGATACAGCACGCGTTTTAGGCGGCATGTATGACGGCATCGAATACCGCGGATTCTCTCAACGTACTGTTGAAGTACTTGCAAAAGAATCAGGTGTTCCAGTATGGAACGGTCTTACAGACGAAGATCACCCTACTCAAGTATTAGCTGACTTCTTAACAGCTAAAGAAGTATTGAAAAAACCTTACCATGAAATCAACTTCACTTACGTTGGTGACGGACGCAACAACGTTGCGAACGCATTAATGCAAGGTGCAGCAATCATGGGTATGAAATTCAACTTAGTTTGTCCAAAAGAATTAAACCCAACTGACGAATTATTAAACCGTTGTAAAGATATCGCTAAAGAAAACGGCGGCGAAATCTTAGTAACTGACAACGTTGACGAAGGTGTTAAAGGATCAGACGTTCTTTACACAGACGTTTGGGTATCTATGGGTGAACCTGATGAAGTTTGGGAAGAACGTATTAAATTATTAAAACCTTACCAAGTGGACCAAGCAATGATCGAAAAAACTGGCAACCCTCATGTTATCTTTGAACACTGCTTACCATCATTCCACAACACTGACACTAAAGTCGGTAAAGATATCTACGAAAAATTCGGCTTAAAAGAAATGGAAGTAACTGACGAAGTCTTCGAAGGCAAACACTCAGTAGTATTCCAAGAAGCTGAAAACCGTATGCACACTATCAAGGCTGTAATGGTAGCAACTCTAGGAGATATTGGATAA